The following coding sequences are from one Roseburia hominis A2-183 window:
- a CDS encoding ABC transporter substrate-binding protein, which yields MKKAHKLISAVLVSTMVLSMTACGSGEKTYKVGILQQLEHPALDQATQGFQDALTKLMGDSVTFDVQNAQGEQANCSSIATTFVSNNYDLILANATTALQASAAATSTIPVLGTSVTDYATALDIDDWTGATGKNISGTSDLAPLDQQEDMLVELFPDAKNVGILYCSAEPNSVYQATEFGKYLDEDGISHKEYTVADSNDIASVVQSAVSEVDVIYIPTDNTMAGNTEAIDNITRPAGIPVIAGEEGICSGCGVATLSISYYDIGYKAGEMAYDILVNGKDISTMDIEYAPNVTKEYNAAICSDLGITVPDDYVAIDAE from the coding sequence ATGAAAAAAGCACACAAACTGATTTCGGCAGTATTAGTCTCCACGATGGTCTTATCCATGACCGCGTGCGGCAGTGGAGAAAAAACGTATAAGGTAGGTATCCTGCAGCAGCTGGAGCATCCGGCACTGGATCAGGCAACGCAGGGATTTCAGGATGCCCTGACCAAACTGATGGGCGATTCCGTCACCTTCGATGTGCAGAACGCACAGGGCGAGCAGGCGAACTGTTCCAGCATTGCCACCACCTTTGTCTCCAACAATTACGATCTGATCCTCGCCAATGCGACGACCGCCCTGCAGGCTTCCGCGGCGGCCACCAGCACGATCCCGGTACTCGGAACCTCCGTGACGGACTACGCAACCGCGCTCGACATTGACGACTGGACCGGCGCCACCGGAAAAAATATTTCCGGCACCTCCGATCTGGCTCCGTTAGACCAGCAGGAAGATATGCTCGTGGAACTGTTTCCAGACGCCAAGAATGTCGGCATCCTCTACTGTTCCGCAGAACCGAACTCCGTGTACCAGGCAACGGAATTCGGAAAGTATCTGGATGAGGACGGAATCTCCCACAAGGAGTACACCGTGGCAGATTCCAACGACATCGCCTCTGTCGTACAGAGTGCTGTCAGCGAAGTAGACGTCATCTACATTCCGACCGACAACACCATGGCAGGCAACACCGAAGCGATCGACAACATCACACGCCCGGCAGGCATTCCCGTCATCGCCGGCGAAGAAGGAATCTGTTCCGGCTGCGGCGTTGCGACGCTCTCCATCAGCTATTACGACATCGGCTACAAAGCGGGCGAGATGGCTTATGACATTCTGGTAAACGGCAAAGATATATCCACAATGGATATTGAATATGCCCCGAATGTCACCAAAGAGTACAATGCCGCGATCTGTTCCGATTTAGGCATCACGGTTCCGGATGATTACGTGGCAATTGATGCCGAATAA
- a CDS encoding ABC transporter permease, producing the protein MNYFMSLDPLALFRSMPGAFAQGMVWGLMALGVYITYRLLDFADLTVDGSLATGGAVAVMLIRGGMSPWAALIFAFLAGMAAGFITGILHTALGIPGILASILTQISLYSINLNIMGCSNQAVSVDKYPLVVSLRYLSDSNSTRVQIFATCILFCFAIVAILYWYFGTEQGHAIRATGCNQQMARAQGINTNLHTVIALMISNGLVGLSGGLYAQYQGAADVNMGRGAIVIGLAAVIIGEVLFGRLCAGKNLAFAYTLFSVIGGAIIYYIVMNVVLWLKLPSDDLKLFSAIVVAVFLAIPYLKSTRKGKER; encoded by the coding sequence ATGAATTATTTTATGTCGCTTGACCCGCTTGCCCTCTTCCGTTCCATGCCCGGCGCTTTCGCCCAGGGCATGGTCTGGGGACTGATGGCACTCGGTGTCTATATCACCTATCGTCTGTTGGATTTTGCGGATCTGACCGTAGACGGTTCTCTTGCAACCGGAGGTGCGGTTGCCGTCATGCTGATCCGCGGAGGTATGAGTCCGTGGGCAGCACTTATTTTTGCCTTTCTGGCAGGCATGGCCGCCGGTTTCATCACCGGTATCCTGCATACCGCTCTCGGCATTCCGGGCATTCTGGCAAGCATTTTAACCCAGATTTCCCTGTATTCCATCAACCTGAACATCATGGGCTGTTCCAACCAGGCCGTCAGTGTTGACAAGTACCCTCTGGTGGTCTCGCTCCGCTATCTGTCCGACTCCAACAGCACCCGCGTGCAGATTTTTGCGACATGCATCCTGTTCTGTTTTGCAATCGTTGCGATTCTCTACTGGTATTTCGGCACGGAGCAGGGACATGCCATCCGCGCAACCGGATGTAATCAGCAAATGGCGCGTGCGCAGGGAATCAACACCAACCTTCACACCGTCATTGCGCTCATGATCTCCAACGGTCTGGTCGGGCTTTCCGGCGGTCTCTACGCCCAGTATCAGGGTGCGGCGGACGTCAACATGGGACGTGGTGCCATCGTCATCGGTCTCGCCGCCGTCATCATCGGGGAAGTCCTTTTCGGCAGACTCTGCGCCGGGAAGAATCTCGCTTTCGCCTACACGCTGTTTTCCGTAATCGGCGGAGCGATCATCTATTATATTGTAATGAATGTGGTTTTATGGTTAAAGCTTCCTTCCGACGATCTGAAGCTTTTCTCCGCGATCGTTGTGGCAGTATTCCTTGCCATTCCTTATCTGAAATCCACACGCAAAGGAAAGGAGCGGTAA
- a CDS encoding ComF family protein, producing MTGGRAGNAMQADFATGKEKTGRGLRWGTETIVGLIYPPRCPICDRVTVPECVPCRRCADAVRLAEEPVCKRCGKPLDGERAEFCLDCGKRRHAYCQGKAVFVYQGNIRQSMYRFKYANRREYAAYYAREAAALYQDWVFKNQIEVIVPVPMYRWKKRRRGYNQAETFARALGRELGLPVDAGLVRRVRNTVPQKELNGGQRAANLKNAFQLAADIVKYKKILLVDDIYTTGTTIDTVSEVLLKGGAERIYYICVSIGAGF from the coding sequence ATGACCGGGGGGAGAGCGGGAAATGCAATGCAGGCTGATTTCGCAACAGGAAAAGAAAAAACAGGACGCGGACTGCGGTGGGGGACGGAGACGATCGTTGGTCTCATCTATCCGCCGAGATGTCCGATCTGCGACCGCGTGACGGTGCCGGAATGTGTCCCGTGCAGAAGGTGCGCGGATGCTGTACGGCTTGCCGAGGAACCGGTGTGCAAGCGATGCGGCAAGCCGCTGGATGGCGAGCGGGCGGAATTCTGTCTGGACTGCGGAAAGCGCAGGCATGCGTACTGCCAGGGGAAAGCCGTGTTTGTGTATCAGGGAAATATCCGGCAGTCCATGTACCGGTTTAAATATGCAAACCGGCGCGAATATGCGGCGTATTATGCGAGGGAGGCGGCAGCGCTTTATCAGGACTGGGTTTTTAAAAATCAAATCGAAGTGATCGTTCCGGTGCCCATGTACCGGTGGAAAAAGCGGCGGCGCGGATACAATCAGGCCGAGACATTCGCGCGGGCGCTTGGCAGGGAGCTGGGGCTTCCTGTGGACGCCGGGCTTGTGCGCCGTGTGCGGAACACGGTGCCGCAGAAGGAGTTAAATGGCGGACAAAGAGCGGCAAATTTAAAAAATGCTTTTCAATTAGCAGCAGATATAGTAAAATATAAGAAAATATTGCTGGTGGATGATATTTATACGACGGGAACAACGATAGATACCGTTTCGGAGGTCCTGCTGAAGGGCGGCGCAGAGCGGATCTATTATATTTGCGTCAGCATCGGTGCGGGATTTTGA